The region agaaaaaaaatctaaaaaatgaaaatattctcttttgttttattgtgtTTGTCCGGTCGCCCGCACCGtatgacactcattttcaaaaaaccaaaaatagttttctttctctttcagtgtctgtccggtcgcccgcaccgtgtgacacttattttctaaaaaataccaaaaataatttcctttcccttttagtgtctgtccgaccgctcgcgtcgtatgacacatattttcaagtaattcaaaaatacaaaaaaaaaaatacaatattttcaaagtacaaaaatatcaacattttcaagcaaaaagtctttttttaagaactacgtgatccttgattctcccctgtgagatacgtaggagcaaggccagtccttgtcaggttcacctccaaaaaattAAACCATTTTCCCAATTGTTTTCCAAATCGTTTCtcttaaagaactacgtaaccctgatttctcattttgaatgagaatacgtaggaccaaggtcaatccttgtcgggcccaaaaacttaaaaaatatttttgtttctttttagcatttttgtcttattatttttgggaaattaatattttgaaaaccacatcaactttgcttttttaattaaaggtaccgccctcgggcggcgggtagggtgctaacaccttccctacgcgtaaccgacttccgaatccaaaatctagtttttcgcagacttgtcttatctttatggttttccatagttttccagaataattatggtggcgactcccaaatctcttttcaaacccgttttctttttcggttcgccttcccgtcgcgattccggttgcaACATGTTTAATctctaactaattagctacaacttagctaccatattatGTTGTATCTAGTCCctcactaattagctacaactttgCTACAATATTTGTTTGTCGCTAATTTGTCTCTAATTAGCGAGGGATTAGCGAGTAAAATTTTCCCTCGCTAATTTCCCTCGCAAATCAGcaaatttcttgtagtgtactctcaccacttgagtcagtactcTCTACATGaaactaactgactctttaggcTTTAGGATgtaatccttacttgaatccttacttaattatatactgaggcaccaccatgaaaccttaCTAAGAGGTTCGTAGAATTACGTCCTTtacctgaggcaccaccatgagctctctcATAGAGGGTCATTGAATTACGTCCTTACATgagcgagacctcctcgcctgagcgagatgtctCCTCGCTCAAAATGTGAGGTCATCGTTTGAGCGACAACGCGAGCTAAAGCCTGGGAAGGTTCCTggtactctcgcttaggcgagacctactcgcttgggcgagaatattgGGTTCCTTCACTGTTCGCACAGACAAGCCAAGAAATCACCAAGAAAATAGTACTAGGCCACAACCAATTCAATCTCATACAAACATAAACATCAATCAAGCATTTTAAATCAAGAATAACAGTCAAACATCAACATATTacataaatgcgaaaaccctaacttcccttacctggaaaatgcTAGCAAAGGACACAAGCGCCTAATAGAGGTTTACTGCAGCTCCAGGAACAGTGTTGCAAGCTGGGAATACTAACACCAGAACCCAAAAATGAGATTACTACAAGAACTCTAGTTGGAACCACGAAGGATAAGCTGGAGAATAAAGAGTATGAGTCGAGAACTAACTTACGTGGAGCAGAAAAGGGTTGAGCTAGCTTGACAAAGAATGAGAAAAAACCCTAGCAGAACTCTACGTTTCAGTTGTGAGAGGGAGAAGGGAAACTGTTTTCTGAAAAGTGGTAGAATGAGAGTGTTAGGACTGATTTAGGGGTTTTGAGCACCCTACGGGCCAACTTTTGGCCCAACTGATTAGGACAAACTCTTAAACATTGGGGCaaaaaagtgggtcttacatatAGTATatccaaaaaattattcataatttttattttattttcatcatgtatttgttcatgaaaataaattagaaaggTAAATTTGAAGGAATTGTAGAAAGTACAACATAAATCTATATaatctcattttcatttttttccttccAAATCCTCtcatttttatatctttaaatcCAAAGATAAAAGATGGACGAACAAGTAAGGCAATTTAATACTTTTACTCGGGGCAAGACAAAGAGCGCCCAGTGGTATAGTATATCCTAGAATTCAAACCCTTTCATCGAtatcataaatcataataattcCTTAACCGCGTCGAGTTCCTTAGATTTTCTCTTTCCTTCACATTTGGACAAGACACGCCACATAAATTCTAAGTGCACATTATTACGTCATACCTTCCTTGCACTTTCCTATTCGGAAACCTTCCCACCCCAACATACCCTAATTCCTTAACCTTCACTCACACCATTGAACCTTCATAAAAAACCCCTCATACCAATCTCATTCAATCATGTCCAATCCAATTCAATTCCTCTCTTCTCTATCCTATGCAAAATCATATCCAAATAAAACCATTGTCGTTGTCAAACCCCTTCTTCGACAACTCATTCAAAATTCCAAAATACCCAACAACACCACCCAATTTAGTCTCACAATAATCACTCTTTGTTGCTTAACCAATTCCTCTTACCAAAGTCATACCTTCTCTAGGGCTTGTTCACTTGTAAAAACTCTTTTTTTCgtttaagtgaatttttttatctccaaattatactattatacaattaatataaaaaaacaccATACTTTCAAACAAACGCGTACTtatatcaaattcaaaaatCGAAGTTAAGCTTCCGAATATTGTCCTTATTAGAATTTTgctaaaatattaacaaaataatataatattgcaAGCAGAGATTTAGTCAACAACCTAGAAATGTTGAAAAAACTTAGACGCAAGGTTAGCACAGCCATCACAAGTGGCCTTAAGAAAGGGTCCAAACCCTATAAAAaccatcatcaccaccaccaacaccttCATCTCCATTACCTCTTCCATTACTGTCAGTAAGAACAATGTCTCATTCTAGAAAACATTCTCCTTTTCTGTTTCCGCATGCTGATTCCTCTGTTGTTCCTGATCCCTCCAACTTCTTCTCCCCAAACCTTCTCTCAAATCCACTCCCCACCAACTCTTTCTTCCAAAACTTTACCCTGAAAAATGGTGATCAACCTGAGTATATTCACCCTTACCTCATCAAATCCTCAAACTTTTCTCTCTCCCTTTCATACCCATCTCGCTTCTTTAACTCCTCCTTCACTTACCAGGTCTTCAACCCTGATCTCACCATTTCTTCCTCTCAAAAATCCCACCTTTCCCATTTCAACCACACCATCTCTTCCCACAATGATCTCAGTCTCACTTTGGACATCCCTTCTTCCAATTTGAGGTTTTTCCTTGTTAGGGGTAGCCCCTTTTTGACATTCTCTGTCACTCAACCGACCCCTGTTTCGATCACCACTATCCACGCCATTCTCTCCTTTTCCTCAAGTGATTCCCTAACCAAGCACACTTTTCACCTCAACAATGGCCAGACCTGGATTTTGTATGCTTCTTCGCCGATTAGGTTGAGTCATGGGCTTTCTGAGATCACTTCTGATGCGTTTTCTGGCATAATTAGGATTTCCCTGTTGCCTGATTCTGATTGGAAGCATGAGGCTGTGCTTGACAGGTTCAGTTCCTGTTACCCTGTGAGTGGTGAGGCTGTGTTTTCCAGGCCATTTTGTGTGGAGTATAAGTGGGAGAAGAAAGGGTGGGGCGATTTGTTGATGTTGGCACACCCTCTCCATCTTCAGCTTTTGGCTGATGGTGGTTGTGAAGATGTTAATGTTTTGAGTGATTTTAAATATGGGAGCATTGATGGAGACCTTGTTGGTGTTGTTGGTGACTCATGGAGTTTGAAAACTGATCCTGTTTCGGTGACTTGGCACTCTATCAGGGGTGTGAGAGAAGAATCCCGGGATGAGGTTGTTTCCGCGCTTGTGAATGATGTTGAGGGGCTGAATTCATCTGCAATAACGACGAACTCGTCGTACTTTTACGGGAAACTGGTTGCAAGGGCTGCAAGGTTGGCTTTGATAGCTGAAGAGATGTGTTTTCTTGATGTGATTCCTAAGGTTAGGAAGTATTTGAAGGAAACCATTGAGCCGTGGCTGGAGGGGACTTCCAGTGGGAATGGATTTCTGTATGATAGGAAATGGGGTGGCATTGTTACCAAACAAGGGTCCACTGATGCTGGTGCTGATTTTGGGTTTGGAATTTACAATGATCACCATTATCATTTGGGATACTTCGTTTATGGAATTGCAGTGCTTGCAAAGATTGATCCAGTATGGGGTAGGAAGTATAAGCCTCAAGCCTATTCTCTCATGGCAGATTTTATGACATTGAGCAGAAGATCAAACTCTAACTACACAAGACTAAGGTGTTTTGACCTTTATAAATTACACTCATGGGCTGGAGGGTTAACTGAGTTTGCAGATGGAAGAAATCAGGAGAGTACCAGTGAAGCTGTTAATGCATACTATTCTGCTGCATTGATGGGTCTGGCTTATGGTGACACACACCTTGTTGCAACTGGATCAACTCTCACAGCATTGGAGATTCATGCAGCTCAAATGTGGTGGCATGTGAGACAGGGAGATAATCTCTATGGTGAAGATTATGAGAGGGAAAACAAGGTTGTTGGTGTTCTGTGGGCTAACAAGAGGGACAGTGGACTATGGTTTGCTCCTCCTGAATGGAAAGAATGTCGGCTTGGGATTCAGTTGTTACCATTACTTCCCATTTCTGAAGTGTTGTTTTCCAATGTTGATTTTGTGAAGGATCTTGTGGAGTGGACAATGCCAGCTTTGAACAGGGAAGGTGTTGGAGAAGGATGGAAGGGGTTTGTTTATGCACTGCAGGGAATTTATGACAGTGAAGGTGCATTGCAGAGGGTAAGAAGCTtaaatggttttgatgatgGAAACTCATTGACTAATCTCTTGTGGTGGATTCACAGCAGAAGTGATGAAGAGGAATATGGTCATGGAAAACACTGCTGGTTTGGTCATTACTGCCACTAGTATTGTTTATGATTTTCAGGTATTCAGAAAGAAATTATGATAGTGTCTTACATTGTACATGAATAAATCTCTGTATATGGCTGATGTTTGTTTCTTACAATTTCTATTTGGTAAAATCTGTGTGTTGTGTGGACTTGTGCAACCATTCTCTGCCATCCCTGATTGTGTCATGAGGACATTATGGTTTAAGCTCTTTAGTTTTTAGCTTAGCATCTTGCCTTCACTTTATCATTGTGATCTTTTGCATTTCCATTTTGAAAAGTTCAGGCAGCTGTTAGCTGATGAATGCACTCTATAGTCTAAACTTGAATGATGCACGGATAGATTCTGTGTATCGGATACGACAAAAATCTATGTatatgaaaaatgtaaaaaattcttaaaacatgataaatatatcaagataaaaatttcaaattatttttaaaatatcttaaagtatTAGGCATATATACAGACAcctatacaaattaaaatataggtgCATAATAGACTCTAAAAGCATCAAGGTTATCAGAAAATAACAATCTGTTTTTGACTGAAATGCATTTGGTTTGCTATGAATTTGAGTCTGAATAGGTTTGATATAGGAAACATTACAGATTTAGGCTTAAGATTCATTGTCTTACCATGTATAAAATGCAGCTGATTCTATGATGTCTGTTTTCAACAAAGATAACTAAgttatataacttttttgtgACAACAACTTGTCCTCAATCTGTtgcttttattcttttcattatCTGTGTATGGAAATGCTAGATGATGTTCTTATCTTTCAAAGCAAAACTATTTGTTTGTGCATAATTTTTCATTACATCATTCTAACACATACCAGTTTGATCTCTTAATTGTATTCTTAGAAGTTGTAATCTGAATTGGAGCTTAATGATATGTTGGGATCCATGTAACCAATTTCAACTAGCTGATGAGACTTCATTGTTGTTACTGTAATCTTTTTGTTGTTATAAACGAAACTTCTTAACTAGGTGGTCTCTTCATCATTGGTACTGTTTCTTAGATGTGAAATTATTCTAAATTCAGTCATCATTATTTATGGGGATCAAAATTGAAGACTTCTAAGCACCAATTTTCAGCTCTATAAATAGAAAACGAAATTTTATTTGCGTATTGGTTTAAAAacttctttttgtacataaatcACATTGATAATAAggttgtatatattatataggtATAGGTTGGAAATAAAAACGAGTTAAGTTATTCCTATACTGTTTGACTTTTAAAAGTTTGATATTAAGGATGTTTGACTTTTACcacttaattttaatataaatagcagtatttaattttgtaaaaatatttatatttaattagttttaatcttataaaaaatgattaaaaagatatatttcaattattaaaaaaaaggacaaTACTAAATCAAAGAAATATAAGTAGAGAgtaaattgaatcaaaga is a window of Vigna unguiculata cultivar IT97K-499-35 chromosome 4, ASM411807v1, whole genome shotgun sequence DNA encoding:
- the LOC114181874 gene encoding probable endo-1,3(4)-beta-glucanase ARB_01444, which produces MSHSRKHSPFLFPHADSSVVPDPSNFFSPNLLSNPLPTNSFFQNFTLKNGDQPEYIHPYLIKSSNFSLSLSYPSRFFNSSFTYQVFNPDLTISSSQKSHLSHFNHTISSHNDLSLTLDIPSSNLRFFLVRGSPFLTFSVTQPTPVSITTIHAILSFSSSDSLTKHTFHLNNGQTWILYASSPIRLSHGLSEITSDAFSGIIRISLLPDSDWKHEAVLDRFSSCYPVSGEAVFSRPFCVEYKWEKKGWGDLLMLAHPLHLQLLADGGCEDVNVLSDFKYGSIDGDLVGVVGDSWSLKTDPVSVTWHSIRGVREESRDEVVSALVNDVEGLNSSAITTNSSYFYGKLVARAARLALIAEEMCFLDVIPKVRKYLKETIEPWLEGTSSGNGFLYDRKWGGIVTKQGSTDAGADFGFGIYNDHHYHLGYFVYGIAVLAKIDPVWGRKYKPQAYSLMADFMTLSRRSNSNYTRLRCFDLYKLHSWAGGLTEFADGRNQESTSEAVNAYYSAALMGLAYGDTHLVATGSTLTALEIHAAQMWWHVRQGDNLYGEDYERENKVVGVLWANKRDSGLWFAPPEWKECRLGIQLLPLLPISEVLFSNVDFVKDLVEWTMPALNREGVGEGWKGFVYALQGIYDSEGALQRVRSLNGFDDGNSLTNLLWWIHSRSDEEEYGHGKHCWFGHYCH